One region of Esox lucius isolate fEsoLuc1 chromosome 17, fEsoLuc1.pri, whole genome shotgun sequence genomic DNA includes:
- the usp48 gene encoding ubiquitin carboxyl-terminal hydrolase 48 isoform X1 — translation MAPRVHLDKAAWRWVESVRPEDIQREHIEIAYRICVPACKRGACRRNCKGNPNCLVGIGEHAWLGEIDENTFHNIDDPNSERRDKNTFVGLTNLGATCYVNTFLQVWFHNLELRRTLYLCQNARAEEHDMDSDYEPRSICEHLQYLFALLQNSNRRYIDPSGLVKALGLDTGQQQDAQEFSKLFLSLLEDTLSKQKNPNLQNVIQQQFCGQMSYVTVCNQCGRASPLPSRFYELELNIQGHKNLTECVTEFLKDEKLDGDNRYFCESCQSKQNATRRIKLHSLPRTLNLQLMRFVFDRQTGHKKKLNTFISFPEQLNMGPFLEGKEDEPCVYELSAVLIHRGVSAYSGHYIAHVRDARTSDWYKFNDEEIEKMEGKKLQLGIEEDIAETVKSQTRKPKCSKGYHCSRNAYMLVYKCQRDEDADPMDTNVEVPGFLERLVERDNRKFEEWCLEMADMRKQSVDKGKAKHEEVKELYELLPADDVGQQYEFVPLEWLKKWLDDSTVTKEIDNSNFLCSHGKLHPDKVGEAKRISLRAAEILFERYGGGPRLDGSALCEECVGQRCRVLRLKNQLAEDYKEVTNLIKGPPKSESGFWVGKSSLRSWRQLALEQLEEDEEETKHSNGKTNGEGPEISATKEYGPENQGGGEEEMKTFNEDILCWHGGLSILESERRLVTEEVWSKLRVYFPKAPQFNQLQEPCQQCLRLEREGKENEALNRMMASEQKSSLINLFQEKNRPTLTKWPEETDILYIVPLFFVEEWRKFIRRPAKTTPVSSVGNSLLLCPHGGFMFTYDSMLKGDAQHIALLWPSEWDVISRHFLVDQPISICRISEATPNGSSVEFTTQPELCRECREGFIFQQQRDMREYAQATVYVRKVTDDKRIMKDAGPEMNVSGSDAEDEREEPVAKVDGERDPDFSQSEDRAKRQKLSDGTVGVVSNPAPVASGGKSGIRRSTRHRKLRGEKALIVSANQTLKELKIQIMHAFSVAPFDQNLSIDGRCLTDDSATLGSLGVIPESVICLKADEPIADYAAMDDVYQVCMPEEGFKGTGLLGH, via the exons ATGGCTCCTCGCGTACACCTTGACAAAGCAGCCTGGCGCTGGGTCGAGTCGGTAAGACCGGAGGACATACAACGGGAACATATTGAGATAGCTTACCGAATCTGTGTACCGGCGTGCAAGAGGGGAGCATGCAG GAGAAATTGTAAAGGGAATCCGAATTGTCTGGTCGGTATTGGAGAACATGCCTGGTTGGGAGAAATCGATGAAAACACCTTCCACAACATTGACGATCCGAACTCAGAGCGACGGGACAAG aACACGTTTGTGGGTCTGACAAACCTGGGTGCCACGTGCTACGTGAACACCTTCCTGCAGGTGTGGTTCCACAACTTGGAGCTGCGCAGGACCCTGTACCTGTGCCAGAACGCCCGGGCAGAGGAGCACGACATGGACTCCG ACTATGAGCCTCGTAGCATCTGTGAACACCTGCAGTACTTGTTTGCACTGCTGCAGAACAGCAACAGAAGGTACATTGACCCCTCGGGGCTGGTCAAGGCTCTGGGGTTGGATACCGGACAACAGCAG GACGCCCAAGAGTTCTCCAAGCTCTTCCTCTCATTACTGGAGGACACTTTGTCCAAACAGAAGAACCCAAATTTGCAGAATGTGATTCAGCAGCAGTTCTGTGGGCAGATGTCTTACGTCACTGT GTGTAACCAGTGTGGCCGCGCTTCCCCCTTGCCCTCAAGATTCTACGAACTGGAGCTCAACATCCAGGGCCACAAGAACCTTACAGAATGTGTCACAGAGTTCCTCAAG GATGAGAAGCTGGACGGAGACAACCGCTACTTCTGTGAGAGCTGTCAGAGCAAACAGAACGCCACGCGTCGCATTAAACTGCACAGCCTACCGCGCACGCTCAACCTGCAGCTCATGCGATTCGTCTTTGACAG ACAAACGGGTCACAAGAAGAAGCTCAACACCTTCATCAGTTTCCCCGAGCAACTGAACATGGGCCCATTTCTAGAGGGAAAAG AAGACGAGCCGTGTGTGTATGAGCTGAGTGCCGTCCTCATCCACCGCGGTGTCAGCGCCTACTCCGGTCACTACATCGCCCACGTGCGAGACGCCCGGACCAGTGACTGGTACAAGTTCAACGACGAGGAGATTgagaagatggagggaaagaAGTTGCAGCTGGGCATCGAGGAGGACATTG CCGAGACCGTCAAGTCCCAAACCCGTAAGCCCAAGTGCAGCAAAGGGTACCACTGCTCCAGAAACGCCTACATGCTGGTTTACAAGTGCCAGAGAGACGAGGACGCCGACCCCATGGACACCAACGTTGAGGTCCCAG GCTTTCTGGAGCGGCTGGTGGAGCGGGACAACCGGAAGTTCGAGGAGTGGTGCCTGGAGATGGCGGACATGCGAAAGCAGAGCGTCGACAAGGGCAAGGCCAAGCACGAGGAGGTGAAGGAACTGTACGAGCTTTTACCCGCGGATGACGTCG GCCAGCAGTATGAATTTGTGCCCCTGGAGTGGCTGAAAAAATGGCTGGACGACTCAACAGTCACCAAAGAAATCGACAACAGCAACTTCTTGTGCTCTCATGGTAAATTGCACCCCGACAAGGTGGGGGAGGCCAAGAGGATCTCCCTGAGAGCAGCAGAGATCCTCTTTGAGAGATATGGGGGAGGACCCAGACTAGACG GGTCGGCTCTTTGCGAGGAGTGTGTGGGCCAGAGATGCAGAGTCCTGCGCCTAAAGAACCAGCTGGCCGAGGACTACAAGGAAGTGACCAACCTTATCAAGGGCCCGCCCAAAAG TGAGTCAGGCTTTTGGGTGGGCAAGTCATCCCTGCGGAGCTGGAGACAGCTGGCCTTGGAGCAGctggaggaggacgaggaggagaccAAACACAGTAATGGAAAAACCAACGGAGAGGGACCAGAAATCTCTGCTACTAAAG AGTACGGCCCAGAGAACCAGGGCGGAGGCGAGGAGGAGATGAAGACCTTCAACGAGGACATCCTCTGTTGGCACGGTGGTCTGAGCATCCTGGAGAGCGAGCGGCGGCTGGTAACCGAGGAGGTGTGGTCCAAACTGAGGGTGTACTTTCCTAAAGCGCCTCAGTTCAACCAGTTACAGGAGCCCTGTCAGCAGTGCCTG AGGCTAGAGCGTGAGGGGAAGGAGAACGAGGCTCTGAACAGGATGATGGCGTCAGAACAGAAGAGCTCCCTGATCAACCTGTTCCAAGAGAAGAACCGACCCACACTCACAAAGTGGCCAGAG GAGACAGACATTCTCTACATAGTTCCTCTGTTTTTTGTGGAAGAGTGGAGAAAGTTCATTAG GAGGCCCGCCAAAACCACACCAGTGTCTAGTGTTGGGAACAGTTTGCTCCTGTGTCCCCATGGGGGTTTCATGTTCACCTACGACTCCATGTTGAAGGGAGACGCCCAACA TATAGCTCTTCTCTGGCCCAGCGAATGGGATGTCATCAGCAGACACTTCCTGGTTGATCAGCCAATCTCCATCTGCCGGATAAGTGAGGCCACACCCAACGGCTCCAGTGTGGAGTTCACCACCCAGCCTG AACTGTGTAGGGAGTGCAGAGAAGGCTTCATTTTCCAGCAGCAGAGGGACATGAGGGAGTACGCACAAGCCACGGTCTATGTCCGCAAGGTCACGGATGACAAGAGG ATAATGAAAGACGCAGGACCTGAGATGAATGTGAGTGGGTCGGACGCTGAAGACGAGAGGGAGGAGCCTGTTGCTAAGGTGGATGGAGAGCGAGACCCTGATTTCAGCCAG TCAGAAGACAGGGCGAAGCGTCAGAAGCTGAGTGACGGCACTGTCGGCGTTGTTTCAAATCCCGCCCCCGTGGCCAGCGGAGGCAAGTCAGGGATCAGGAGGAGCACGAGGCACAGAAAGCTCAGAGGAGAGAAAGCACTCATCGTCTCAGCCAATCAAACGCTAAAGGAGCTCAAAATACAG ATCATGCACGCCTTTTCCGTGGCCCCGTTTGATCAGAACCTGTCAATCGATGGACGGTGTTTAACGGACGACTCTGCCACCCTGGGCAGCCTAGGAGTCATCCCAGAAAGCGTCATCTGTCTGAAG GCTGATGAACCTATAGCAGATTATGCAGCGATGGATGATGTTTATCAAG tgtGTATGCCTGAAGAAGGATTTAAAG GCACTGGGCTTCTTGGCCACTGA
- the usp48 gene encoding ubiquitin carboxyl-terminal hydrolase 48 isoform X2 — protein MRFVFDRQTGHKKKLNTFISFPEQLNMGPFLEGKEDEPCVYELSAVLIHRGVSAYSGHYIAHVRDARTSDWYKFNDEEIEKMEGKKLQLGIEEDIAETVKSQTRKPKCSKGYHCSRNAYMLVYKCQRDEDADPMDTNVEVPGFLERLVERDNRKFEEWCLEMADMRKQSVDKGKAKHEEVKELYELLPADDVGQQYEFVPLEWLKKWLDDSTVTKEIDNSNFLCSHGKLHPDKVGEAKRISLRAAEILFERYGGGPRLDGSALCEECVGQRCRVLRLKNQLAEDYKEVTNLIKGPPKSESGFWVGKSSLRSWRQLALEQLEEDEEETKHSNGKTNGEGPEISATKEYGPENQGGGEEEMKTFNEDILCWHGGLSILESERRLVTEEVWSKLRVYFPKAPQFNQLQEPCQQCLRLEREGKENEALNRMMASEQKSSLINLFQEKNRPTLTKWPEETDILYIVPLFFVEEWRKFIRRPAKTTPVSSVGNSLLLCPHGGFMFTYDSMLKGDAQHIALLWPSEWDVISRHFLVDQPISICRISEATPNGSSVEFTTQPELCRECREGFIFQQQRDMREYAQATVYVRKVTDDKRIMKDAGPEMNVSGSDAEDEREEPVAKVDGERDPDFSQSEDRAKRQKLSDGTVGVVSNPAPVASGGKSGIRRSTRHRKLRGEKALIVSANQTLKELKIQIMHAFSVAPFDQNLSIDGRCLTDDSATLGSLGVIPESVICLKADEPIADYAAMDDVYQVCMPEEGFKGTGLLGH, from the exons ATGCGATTCGTCTTTGACAG ACAAACGGGTCACAAGAAGAAGCTCAACACCTTCATCAGTTTCCCCGAGCAACTGAACATGGGCCCATTTCTAGAGGGAAAAG AAGACGAGCCGTGTGTGTATGAGCTGAGTGCCGTCCTCATCCACCGCGGTGTCAGCGCCTACTCCGGTCACTACATCGCCCACGTGCGAGACGCCCGGACCAGTGACTGGTACAAGTTCAACGACGAGGAGATTgagaagatggagggaaagaAGTTGCAGCTGGGCATCGAGGAGGACATTG CCGAGACCGTCAAGTCCCAAACCCGTAAGCCCAAGTGCAGCAAAGGGTACCACTGCTCCAGAAACGCCTACATGCTGGTTTACAAGTGCCAGAGAGACGAGGACGCCGACCCCATGGACACCAACGTTGAGGTCCCAG GCTTTCTGGAGCGGCTGGTGGAGCGGGACAACCGGAAGTTCGAGGAGTGGTGCCTGGAGATGGCGGACATGCGAAAGCAGAGCGTCGACAAGGGCAAGGCCAAGCACGAGGAGGTGAAGGAACTGTACGAGCTTTTACCCGCGGATGACGTCG GCCAGCAGTATGAATTTGTGCCCCTGGAGTGGCTGAAAAAATGGCTGGACGACTCAACAGTCACCAAAGAAATCGACAACAGCAACTTCTTGTGCTCTCATGGTAAATTGCACCCCGACAAGGTGGGGGAGGCCAAGAGGATCTCCCTGAGAGCAGCAGAGATCCTCTTTGAGAGATATGGGGGAGGACCCAGACTAGACG GGTCGGCTCTTTGCGAGGAGTGTGTGGGCCAGAGATGCAGAGTCCTGCGCCTAAAGAACCAGCTGGCCGAGGACTACAAGGAAGTGACCAACCTTATCAAGGGCCCGCCCAAAAG TGAGTCAGGCTTTTGGGTGGGCAAGTCATCCCTGCGGAGCTGGAGACAGCTGGCCTTGGAGCAGctggaggaggacgaggaggagaccAAACACAGTAATGGAAAAACCAACGGAGAGGGACCAGAAATCTCTGCTACTAAAG AGTACGGCCCAGAGAACCAGGGCGGAGGCGAGGAGGAGATGAAGACCTTCAACGAGGACATCCTCTGTTGGCACGGTGGTCTGAGCATCCTGGAGAGCGAGCGGCGGCTGGTAACCGAGGAGGTGTGGTCCAAACTGAGGGTGTACTTTCCTAAAGCGCCTCAGTTCAACCAGTTACAGGAGCCCTGTCAGCAGTGCCTG AGGCTAGAGCGTGAGGGGAAGGAGAACGAGGCTCTGAACAGGATGATGGCGTCAGAACAGAAGAGCTCCCTGATCAACCTGTTCCAAGAGAAGAACCGACCCACACTCACAAAGTGGCCAGAG GAGACAGACATTCTCTACATAGTTCCTCTGTTTTTTGTGGAAGAGTGGAGAAAGTTCATTAG GAGGCCCGCCAAAACCACACCAGTGTCTAGTGTTGGGAACAGTTTGCTCCTGTGTCCCCATGGGGGTTTCATGTTCACCTACGACTCCATGTTGAAGGGAGACGCCCAACA TATAGCTCTTCTCTGGCCCAGCGAATGGGATGTCATCAGCAGACACTTCCTGGTTGATCAGCCAATCTCCATCTGCCGGATAAGTGAGGCCACACCCAACGGCTCCAGTGTGGAGTTCACCACCCAGCCTG AACTGTGTAGGGAGTGCAGAGAAGGCTTCATTTTCCAGCAGCAGAGGGACATGAGGGAGTACGCACAAGCCACGGTCTATGTCCGCAAGGTCACGGATGACAAGAGG ATAATGAAAGACGCAGGACCTGAGATGAATGTGAGTGGGTCGGACGCTGAAGACGAGAGGGAGGAGCCTGTTGCTAAGGTGGATGGAGAGCGAGACCCTGATTTCAGCCAG TCAGAAGACAGGGCGAAGCGTCAGAAGCTGAGTGACGGCACTGTCGGCGTTGTTTCAAATCCCGCCCCCGTGGCCAGCGGAGGCAAGTCAGGGATCAGGAGGAGCACGAGGCACAGAAAGCTCAGAGGAGAGAAAGCACTCATCGTCTCAGCCAATCAAACGCTAAAGGAGCTCAAAATACAG ATCATGCACGCCTTTTCCGTGGCCCCGTTTGATCAGAACCTGTCAATCGATGGACGGTGTTTAACGGACGACTCTGCCACCCTGGGCAGCCTAGGAGTCATCCCAGAAAGCGTCATCTGTCTGAAG GCTGATGAACCTATAGCAGATTATGCAGCGATGGATGATGTTTATCAAG tgtGTATGCCTGAAGAAGGATTTAAAG GCACTGGGCTTCTTGGCCACTGA
- the usp48 gene encoding ubiquitin carboxyl-terminal hydrolase 48 isoform X3: protein MAPRVHLDKAAWRWVESVRPEDIQREHIEIAYRICVPACKRGACRRNCKGNPNCLVGIGEHAWLGEIDENTFHNIDDPNSERRDKNTFVGLTNLGATCYVNTFLQVWFHNLELRRTLYLCQNARAEEHDMDSDYEPRSICEHLQYLFALLQNSNRRYIDPSGLVKALGLDTGQQQDAQEFSKLFLSLLEDTLSKQKNPNLQNVIQQQFCGQMSYVTVCNQCGRASPLPSRFYELELNIQGHKNLTECVTEFLKDEKLDGDNRYFCESCQSKQNATRRIKLHSLPRTLNLQLMRFVFDRQTGHKKKLNTFISFPEQLNMGPFLEGKEDEPCVYELSAVLIHRGVSAYSGHYIAHVRDARTSDWYKFNDEEIEKMEGKKLQLGIEEDIAETVKSQTRKPKCSKGYHCSRNAYMLVYKCQRDEDADPMDTNVEVPGFLERLVERDNRKFEEWCLEMADMRKQSVDKGKAKHEEVKELYELLPADDVGQQYEFVPLEWLKKWLDDSTVTKEIDNSNFLCSHGKLHPDKVGEAKRISLRAAEILFERYGGGPRLDGSALCEECVGQRCRVLRLKNQLAEDYKEVTNLIKGPPKSESGFWVGKSSLRSWRQLALEQLEEDEEETKHSNGKTNGEGPEISATKGTPARVHLGKLPVLPSTAQRTRAEARRR, encoded by the exons ATGGCTCCTCGCGTACACCTTGACAAAGCAGCCTGGCGCTGGGTCGAGTCGGTAAGACCGGAGGACATACAACGGGAACATATTGAGATAGCTTACCGAATCTGTGTACCGGCGTGCAAGAGGGGAGCATGCAG GAGAAATTGTAAAGGGAATCCGAATTGTCTGGTCGGTATTGGAGAACATGCCTGGTTGGGAGAAATCGATGAAAACACCTTCCACAACATTGACGATCCGAACTCAGAGCGACGGGACAAG aACACGTTTGTGGGTCTGACAAACCTGGGTGCCACGTGCTACGTGAACACCTTCCTGCAGGTGTGGTTCCACAACTTGGAGCTGCGCAGGACCCTGTACCTGTGCCAGAACGCCCGGGCAGAGGAGCACGACATGGACTCCG ACTATGAGCCTCGTAGCATCTGTGAACACCTGCAGTACTTGTTTGCACTGCTGCAGAACAGCAACAGAAGGTACATTGACCCCTCGGGGCTGGTCAAGGCTCTGGGGTTGGATACCGGACAACAGCAG GACGCCCAAGAGTTCTCCAAGCTCTTCCTCTCATTACTGGAGGACACTTTGTCCAAACAGAAGAACCCAAATTTGCAGAATGTGATTCAGCAGCAGTTCTGTGGGCAGATGTCTTACGTCACTGT GTGTAACCAGTGTGGCCGCGCTTCCCCCTTGCCCTCAAGATTCTACGAACTGGAGCTCAACATCCAGGGCCACAAGAACCTTACAGAATGTGTCACAGAGTTCCTCAAG GATGAGAAGCTGGACGGAGACAACCGCTACTTCTGTGAGAGCTGTCAGAGCAAACAGAACGCCACGCGTCGCATTAAACTGCACAGCCTACCGCGCACGCTCAACCTGCAGCTCATGCGATTCGTCTTTGACAG ACAAACGGGTCACAAGAAGAAGCTCAACACCTTCATCAGTTTCCCCGAGCAACTGAACATGGGCCCATTTCTAGAGGGAAAAG AAGACGAGCCGTGTGTGTATGAGCTGAGTGCCGTCCTCATCCACCGCGGTGTCAGCGCCTACTCCGGTCACTACATCGCCCACGTGCGAGACGCCCGGACCAGTGACTGGTACAAGTTCAACGACGAGGAGATTgagaagatggagggaaagaAGTTGCAGCTGGGCATCGAGGAGGACATTG CCGAGACCGTCAAGTCCCAAACCCGTAAGCCCAAGTGCAGCAAAGGGTACCACTGCTCCAGAAACGCCTACATGCTGGTTTACAAGTGCCAGAGAGACGAGGACGCCGACCCCATGGACACCAACGTTGAGGTCCCAG GCTTTCTGGAGCGGCTGGTGGAGCGGGACAACCGGAAGTTCGAGGAGTGGTGCCTGGAGATGGCGGACATGCGAAAGCAGAGCGTCGACAAGGGCAAGGCCAAGCACGAGGAGGTGAAGGAACTGTACGAGCTTTTACCCGCGGATGACGTCG GCCAGCAGTATGAATTTGTGCCCCTGGAGTGGCTGAAAAAATGGCTGGACGACTCAACAGTCACCAAAGAAATCGACAACAGCAACTTCTTGTGCTCTCATGGTAAATTGCACCCCGACAAGGTGGGGGAGGCCAAGAGGATCTCCCTGAGAGCAGCAGAGATCCTCTTTGAGAGATATGGGGGAGGACCCAGACTAGACG GGTCGGCTCTTTGCGAGGAGTGTGTGGGCCAGAGATGCAGAGTCCTGCGCCTAAAGAACCAGCTGGCCGAGGACTACAAGGAAGTGACCAACCTTATCAAGGGCCCGCCCAAAAG TGAGTCAGGCTTTTGGGTGGGCAAGTCATCCCTGCGGAGCTGGAGACAGCTGGCCTTGGAGCAGctggaggaggacgaggaggagaccAAACACAGTAATGGAAAAACCAACGGAGAGGGACCAGAAATCTCTGCTACTAAAGGTACCCCAGCCAGAGTACATCTTGGAAAACTACCAGTTCTCCCA AGTACGGCCCAGAGAACCAGGGCGGAGGCGAGGAGGAGATGA
- the usp48 gene encoding ubiquitin carboxyl-terminal hydrolase 48 isoform X4, giving the protein MAPRVHLDKAAWRWVESVRPEDIQREHIEIAYRICVPACKRGACRRNCKGNPNCLVGIGEHAWLGEIDENTFHNIDDPNSERRDKNTFVGLTNLGATCYVNTFLQVWFHNLELRRTLYLCQNARAEEHDMDSDYEPRSICEHLQYLFALLQNSNRRYIDPSGLVKALGLDTGQQQDAQEFSKLFLSLLEDTLSKQKNPNLQNVIQQQFCGQMSYVTVCNQCGRASPLPSRFYELELNIQGHKNLTECVTEFLKDEKLDGDNRYFCESCQSKQNATRRIKLHSLPRTLNLQLMRFVFDRQTGHKKKLNTFISFPEQLNMGPFLEGKEDEPCVYELSAVLIHRGVSAYSGHYIAHVRDARTSDWYKFNDEEIEKMEGKKLQLGIEEDIAETVKSQTRKPKCSKGYHCSRNAYMLVYKCQRDEDADPMDTNVEVPGFLERLVERDNRKFEEWCLEMADMRKQSVDKGKAKHEEVKELYELLPADDVAQ; this is encoded by the exons ATGGCTCCTCGCGTACACCTTGACAAAGCAGCCTGGCGCTGGGTCGAGTCGGTAAGACCGGAGGACATACAACGGGAACATATTGAGATAGCTTACCGAATCTGTGTACCGGCGTGCAAGAGGGGAGCATGCAG GAGAAATTGTAAAGGGAATCCGAATTGTCTGGTCGGTATTGGAGAACATGCCTGGTTGGGAGAAATCGATGAAAACACCTTCCACAACATTGACGATCCGAACTCAGAGCGACGGGACAAG aACACGTTTGTGGGTCTGACAAACCTGGGTGCCACGTGCTACGTGAACACCTTCCTGCAGGTGTGGTTCCACAACTTGGAGCTGCGCAGGACCCTGTACCTGTGCCAGAACGCCCGGGCAGAGGAGCACGACATGGACTCCG ACTATGAGCCTCGTAGCATCTGTGAACACCTGCAGTACTTGTTTGCACTGCTGCAGAACAGCAACAGAAGGTACATTGACCCCTCGGGGCTGGTCAAGGCTCTGGGGTTGGATACCGGACAACAGCAG GACGCCCAAGAGTTCTCCAAGCTCTTCCTCTCATTACTGGAGGACACTTTGTCCAAACAGAAGAACCCAAATTTGCAGAATGTGATTCAGCAGCAGTTCTGTGGGCAGATGTCTTACGTCACTGT GTGTAACCAGTGTGGCCGCGCTTCCCCCTTGCCCTCAAGATTCTACGAACTGGAGCTCAACATCCAGGGCCACAAGAACCTTACAGAATGTGTCACAGAGTTCCTCAAG GATGAGAAGCTGGACGGAGACAACCGCTACTTCTGTGAGAGCTGTCAGAGCAAACAGAACGCCACGCGTCGCATTAAACTGCACAGCCTACCGCGCACGCTCAACCTGCAGCTCATGCGATTCGTCTTTGACAG ACAAACGGGTCACAAGAAGAAGCTCAACACCTTCATCAGTTTCCCCGAGCAACTGAACATGGGCCCATTTCTAGAGGGAAAAG AAGACGAGCCGTGTGTGTATGAGCTGAGTGCCGTCCTCATCCACCGCGGTGTCAGCGCCTACTCCGGTCACTACATCGCCCACGTGCGAGACGCCCGGACCAGTGACTGGTACAAGTTCAACGACGAGGAGATTgagaagatggagggaaagaAGTTGCAGCTGGGCATCGAGGAGGACATTG CCGAGACCGTCAAGTCCCAAACCCGTAAGCCCAAGTGCAGCAAAGGGTACCACTGCTCCAGAAACGCCTACATGCTGGTTTACAAGTGCCAGAGAGACGAGGACGCCGACCCCATGGACACCAACGTTGAGGTCCCAG GCTTTCTGGAGCGGCTGGTGGAGCGGGACAACCGGAAGTTCGAGGAGTGGTGCCTGGAGATGGCGGACATGCGAAAGCAGAGCGTCGACAAGGGCAAGGCCAAGCACGAGGAGGTGAAGGAACTGTACGAGCTTTTACCCGCGGATGACGTCG CGCAATGA